One part of the Arthrobacter sp. EM1 genome encodes these proteins:
- a CDS encoding DinB family protein, whose protein sequence is MPIIADNKDWTWVLSQPCPECGFDVTASTPATVPGQLASMLPRWRAALRRPEAAERPDVNTWSVLEYACHVRDVFSLFDYRLDLMVSGEDARFADWDQDLTAVEKDYASADPAKVSAELTAEGEQIAASFGRVPEDQWDRKGTRSNGSEFTVLTFSQYFLHDVIHHLHDVDA, encoded by the coding sequence ATGCCTATCATCGCGGACAACAAGGACTGGACCTGGGTGCTGTCGCAGCCTTGTCCGGAATGCGGTTTCGACGTCACAGCAAGCACCCCGGCGACGGTGCCGGGGCAGCTGGCAAGCATGCTTCCCCGCTGGCGGGCGGCACTGCGTCGCCCGGAGGCGGCGGAACGCCCGGACGTAAACACTTGGTCGGTGCTGGAGTACGCCTGCCATGTCCGGGACGTCTTCAGCCTGTTCGATTACCGGCTGGATCTGATGGTCAGCGGCGAGGACGCCCGGTTCGCAGATTGGGACCAGGACCTCACCGCCGTCGAGAAGGACTATGCCAGCGCCGATCCGGCCAAGGTCAGCGCGGAACTTACCGCTGAGGGCGAGCAGATCGCGGCGTCCTTCGGCCGGGTCCCGGAGGACCAATGGGACCGCAAGGGCACCCGGAGCAACGGCTCGGAGTTCACCGTCCTGACGTTCTCGCAGTACTTCCTGCACGACGTGATCCACCATCTCCACGATGTGGATG